One Rosa chinensis cultivar Old Blush chromosome 5, RchiOBHm-V2, whole genome shotgun sequence genomic region harbors:
- the LOC112203504 gene encoding uncharacterized protein LOC112203504, with protein sequence MSRPFCKFALEDDINLFKDCKWAKEFWFFRPLSLRSREVQTHSLLEWVLFVLENNNQHQRELFFRLLWALWTKHNNAVWTGNVFNPLNMAYWASKHLEDYRKVHTGKEKKKQPKTQTRWQHPPSGRLKLNVDGPFHVDTGQGGIGAIIRDENGMFLAAIGPPFSFVRSAFSYRN encoded by the coding sequence ATGTCTCGTCCTTTTTGTAAATTTGCTTTGGAAGATGACATTAATCTATTCAAGGACTGCAAGTGGGCCAAAGAGTTTTGGTTTTTTAGACCTTTGAGTCTGAGATCAAGAGAGGTGCAAACACATAGCTTATTGGAATGGGTTCTGTTTGTGTTGGAGAataacaatcaacatcaacGAGAACTTTTCTTCAGGCTACTCTGGGCGTTGTGGACAAAGCATAATAATGCAGTTTGGACAGGCAATGTGTTTAATCCTCTCAATATGGCCTATTGGGCTTCGAAGCACTTGGAAGATTATAGGAAAGTGCACACtggcaaagaaaaaaagaagcagCCAAAGACTCAGACTAGGTGGCAGCACCCTCCAAGTGGGAGGCTGAAATTGAATGTAGACGGCCCTTTCCATGTGGACACAGGACAAGGAGGCATTGGGGCAATTATCAGAGATGAAAATGGTATGTTTTTAGCTGCTATTGGACCTCCCTTTTCTTTTGTACGGTCTGCTTTTTCATATCGAAATTGA